The Polyangium mundeleinium genome contains the following window.
CTCCTCGCCCGCGAGGACCTCGAATTCCTGCGGAATGAGCTCGCCGAGCGTCTCGCGACCGACGAGCACGCCGCGCGCCTTCTTCGTCGTGCCGCGCCGAGGCACGTCGAGCAGAGCGGCGAGGCGTTCGTCGGGGCCGCCTTCGAGCCCGACGAGGCGCCCGAGGTTCGTCGGGCCAGCGGCGTTCGTTCGCGGCGCGCTGGGTCCGGGGCCGACGAGTGACCCTTCGTGTCGCTTCGCTCGGCGAAGACCCCGCGATCGAGCGTTATTACAACGAGGGGAAGCCCGTGATGGAGCACGTCCTCAGCTGGATGGTGCGCAGGCTCGGGCACATGATCCCGATCGAGGACATGCGCGCGAGTGCCCAGGAGGGCTTGCTCGAAGCCGCGCGCACCTTTGATCCGGCCCGCGCGTCCCTCCCCACGTACGTCGCTCGCAAGGTCCGCTGGGCCATCCTCGACGGCATCAAGCGGGAGCGCCGCTCGCGCCGGGCCCTCGCCCGCGCCACGGCCCTCCTCTGCGCCGAGCGCGTCTCCATCGAGTTCGCCTCCGCGCCGGACGACGCGGGTTTCTCCGAGGACGACCACGTCTCCGCGCTCGATCGCCTCCTCGAAGCGCACGCGGTGGCCCTCGCGCTTGGCCTCGTCTCCGGCGCGAGCACGC
Protein-coding sequences here:
- a CDS encoding sigma-70 family RNA polymerase sigma factor, with the translated sequence MTLRVASLGEDPAIERYYNEGKPVMEHVLSWMVRRLGHMIPIEDMRASAQEGLLEAARTFDPARASLPTYVARKVRWAILDGIKRERRSRRALARATALLCAERVSIEFASAPDDAGFSEDDHVSALDRLLEAHAVALALGLVSGASTPEEHISRAEMAHALRRAIDALPERERKLVERHYFQGEDFDEIAADLGISKSWASRLHAQAIQSLATAIAARTR